In Elgaria multicarinata webbii isolate HBS135686 ecotype San Diego chromosome 15, rElgMul1.1.pri, whole genome shotgun sequence, one genomic interval encodes:
- the CNGA2 gene encoding cyclic nucleotide-gated olfactory channel → MTEKLNGVTASPANPQLQVSVKTASEGDPEQSGRSNRSRVSFTGDDASSELQRVAAMDDANQEPHKPPPKKGALSRVARLVMVLREWANKSLKEEEQRPDSFLERFRGPDVKTLAAAADDGSGDQDQKKKKKWKVFVLDPAGNWYYRWLLVIAVPVLYNWCTLVARACFNELQKKYLVWWLVLDYLADSIYIVDIVIRLRTGFLEQGLLVKDLKKLRDKYIGTMHFKLDVLSVLPTDFAYFATGIHRPEVRFNRLLRFSRMFEFFDRTETRTSYPNIFRICNLVMYILVIIHWNACIYYAISKAIGFGEDTWVYPNISDPEYGYLTREYIYCLYWSTLTLTTIGETPPPVRDEEYLFVIFDFLIGVLIFATIVGNVGSMISNMNANRAEFQAKIDAIKHYMQFRKVSKEMEVKVIKWFDYLWTNKKTVDEWEVLKNLPDKLRAEIAINVHLETLKKVRIFQDCEAGLLVELVLKLRPQVFSPGDYICRKGDIGKEMYIIKDGKLAVVADDGVTQYALLTAGCCFGEISILNIKGSKMGNRRTANIRSIGYSDLFCLSKEDLMEAVTEYPDAKRVLEERGREILTKEGLLDEAAAEGMEGMDVGQKLDRLEASLETLNSRFSRLLAEYDAAQMKLKQRITSVESKVKQDNLEELFSDSPNSPPRDEEEAKP, encoded by the exons ATGACGGAAAAGCTCAATGGCGTGACGGCTTCCCCCGCCAACCCTCAGCTGCAGGTGTCTGTGAAAACAGCCTCCGAAGGTGATCCAGAGCAGAGTGGGCGCAGCAACCGCAGCAG AGTGTCCTTCACCGGTGATGATGCATCTTCAGAGCTCCAGCGGGTGGCTGCCATGGATGATGCAAATCAGGAACCACACAAGCCCCCCCCGAAGAAAGGGGCCCTCTCCAG GGTAGCCCGGCTGGTGATGGTTCTTCGGGAATGGGCAAATAAAAGCTTAAAAGAAGAGGAGCAGCGGCCGGACTCGTTCCTTGAGCGCTTCCGAGGGCCGGACGTGAAGACTTTGGCGGCGGCAGCTGATGATGGCTCTGGAGACCAGGACCAAAAGAAAAA GAAGAAATGGAAAGTCTTTGTGCTGGACCCTGCCGGAAACTGGTACTACCGCTGGCTTCTAGTGATCGCCGTGCCTGTTCTCTATAACTGGTGCACGTTGGTGGCACG AGCATGTTTCAATGAACTCCAGAAAAAATACTTGGTCTGGTGGCTGGTTCTGGACTACCTCGCTGATAGCATCTACATCGTCGACATTGTCATTCGGCTGCGCACAG GTTTCCTTGAGCAGGGCTTACTCGTCAAAGACCTCAAGAAGCTGCGTGATAAGTACATTGGCACGATGCACTTCAAGCTGGACGTCCTCTCTGTCCTGCCCACCGATTTCGCCTACTTTGCCACCGGCATACACCGCCCAGAGGTCCGCTTCAACAGGCTGCTGCGCTTCTCTCGCATGTTTGAGTTCTTTGATCGGACTGAGACGAGGACCAGCTATCCAAACATCTTCAGGATCTGCAACTTGGTGATGTACATTTTGGTCATCATCCACTGGAACGCCTGCATCTACTATGCCATCTCTAAGGCCATTGGCTTTGGAGAGGACACCTGGGTTTACCCAAATATATCAGACCCAGAGTACGGGTATTTAACACGGGAGTACATCTATTGCCTCTACTGGTCCACCCTGACCTTGACCACTATTGGAGAGACGCCCCCTCCTGTGCGGGATGAGGAGTACCTCTTTGTCATCTTTGATTTCCTGATTGGGGTCCTCATCTTCGCCACCATTGTGGGTAATGTGGGCTCCATGATCTCCAACATGAACGCCAACAGGGCAGAGTTCCAGGCCAAGATCGATGCCATCAAGCACTACATGCAGTTCCGCAAAGTGAGCAAGGAGATGGAGGTCAAGGTCATCAAGTGGTTTGACTACCTCTGGACCAACAAGAAGACGGTGGACGAGTGGGAAGTGCTCAAGAACCTGCCCGACAAGCTGCGGGCTGAGATTGCCATCAACGTCCACCTGGAGACCTTGAAGAAAGTGCGGATATTTCAGGACTGCGAGGCTGGGCTCTTGGTGGAGCTGGTGCTCAAGCTGCGCCCTCAGGTGTTCAGCCCAGGTGACTACATCTGCCGGAAGGGGGACATTGGCAAAGAGATGTACATCATCAAGGATGGGAAGTTGGCGGTGGTGGCAGATGACGGTGTGACTCAGTATGCTCTGCTGACTGCCGGCTGCTGCTTCGGAGAAATCAGCATCCTCAACATCAAAGGAAGCAAAATGGGCAACCGCCGGACGGCAAACATCCGCAGCATTGGCTACTCCGACCTCTTCTGCTTGTCTAAGGAGGACCTCATGGAAGCAGTGACTGAGTATCCAGATGCCAAGAGAGTCCTAGAAGAGCGCGGTCGAGAGATCCTCACCAAGGAAGGACTGTtggatgaagcagcagcagaaggcatGGAAGGCATGGACGTAGGGCAGAAGCTGGACAGGCTGGAGGCCAGTCTGGAGACACTGAACTCCCGCTTCTCCCGGCTCCTAGCAGAGTATGATGCTGCCCAGATGAAACTCAAGCAGCGCATCACCTCTGTGGAGAGTAAGGTGAAGCAGGACAACCTGGAGGAGCTTTTCTCTGATAGCCCCAACAGCCCACCCAGGGATGAAGAAGAAGCCAAACCATGA